AGAGGGAACAGGTTGCAGGAGCCCCCAGACTCAGCCACAGCACCAGGCCCGACGGTGTGAGATGAGGCTACGGCGTGGGGCGCAGCTGCGCAGCAGGTTTTTGGGCTTACCCTAAACGTCCCCCTCACATTTAGCCCACACTCAGTGCCTGGCCTCACACAGCTGCAAGGTGCATAACAATGGCAGGGGACAAAAGAGTCATACATCAATCAGAGTGATCAGGAGAATGACCGACAAGACACACCAGAGGCTCAAATGACAGAACATACAGTCAGTGCCCACACAGCTGACCACTAGTACCATACACAGAGCACAAGCCTTACTTAGAAACAAAGTCTAAGTATTGTGGAGATTACCAAGACAGCTACTGGACTTTATAGTTAGGGTGTATACTGTAGATCTCAGTATTCTGAATGCAATCCCTTTATACTCCTTATTCAAGTGGTTTATATCATCCTGAACATGACAAATCAATAACAAAATACTGGTCTTAAAAAATTAAAGGCAACTCAACCTAAAAGCACCTCATGctcaggaaaaaataaaaacaaaatacagtGAAAACACTTCACATTTTTAGGGACCCATGGCCTTTCAAAGTCCATTGCCTGCATAGGATGGCGAGACAGACAGTTTGAGAGAGGGATGCTGTCCTCCCGCTCTTGCGGTTGTCATTGAGACATGTTTACCTGTGGACATGCTCTCCCCGGGGGACAATCCGTCCAGCAGGCCCTGTTCCATTGGCTGGGGGACACTGGGGGGGATAGTGGGTGGCTGAGGAGGGGGCAGACTTGGTCTCTGTCGCGGTTTGGGGGCGGGCCGCGACTTGTTGAGCGTGCCAGTCAGAGATGGGGGAGAGGACAGGAGAGAGTGGGATGTGCCTAGTGGGCCCTGCCCAGGAGAAGTGGGGGGCACATGCCCAGGGGCACAGCCCAGGCCATATGGGGACGGGGTGCTTGGGGGGGTGGGGGACAGGCTGACCGGGGACGGCTGACCTGTGGACTGGTCGGACATCGCCCCTGACTGGCCGTAAGGAACCTTGGGTGGCACAGGGGCCAGCTTCTTCGACGCTGCTGAGATAAAAGAGAGATAAAAAAAAGAGGGAACAGAGATCAGATTCATGAAATGACAGATTATATGATTCTAGAAGAACCTATGTCAACCAACTCATTTTAAATGTCTAGTAGTAGTAAGTCAAGATGCCTGGGCTTGAGGTATAATCTTGAATTTTAAACTTTGAATTTAGATTTCATGAAGCTCCTTGAATGAGTgtcaaatattattgtgcaaatccAGTTGCCTTTCACTtttcttaaagggatagttcgggatttttgacatgaatctgtatggcatccccatcaatagtgttgtgcaaacacactgacttacccctgaaagcatcctgtgagtccagttcttgtccagttttggtccagacgaaagtagtccggcaagtttgttggggtcacgaaagtaaaacgtttttcgtctcaaaacagtatgtgttcaaaagagtgatatatttgcatcacaaaaccgttgccaaataaaaagtcagacctcgaaatcgcttggcactattttctctcccttcttatcactgcgcgctgccgccaggtgacagcgaaacgcagacccactaagctggtgggagaccaaggctgcactctatccacggcttacacacgtgatggcacggaggatgtgtatagtggcagcatctgtccccccagagaggatcttttcaaaagcaggacagattataactgagaggagaaatagaatcagaattaactagttaattgcagcaattaaaggaataggtaggaaaaggaaggcgcaaagacaccgcgcagcgcctgaaaatgggttttcaggcgctgcgcacccgttttcaggcgctgcgcggtgtctttgcgcctgcagcggtgctttgcctgtgctgtggctgaaaatagttccagatataaattggtctagtaaatcccttcatgttaatttgcattgatatgtgtactcgatgtgaatgtacaagtcatgagaaataattataaaaaatcttgagttatttaattcacttttgcaacgacaatgctagctggacacgccggattacagcgactacgctaagctaagctgggcgtttatagatcaggacaatggctgggtcggctacaaaacgctttggctcattcatccaactctagggactgcagggactgactcaatttcatctgggggtggcgtattcctttaaatcaaaaataaaatcttgggagccgaaagagccggctccttatagtaagaagagccaaaagagctggctcccgaaaaagagccgaaattcccatcactagtaaacaatgaatgaaacagccgtagcTGTCACCTGgcagcagcgcgcagtgataagaagggagagaaaatagtgccaagcgatttcgaggtctgactttttatttggcaacggttttgtgatgcaaatatatcactcttttgaacacatactgttttgagacgaaaaatgttttactttcgtgaccccaacaaacttgccggactactttcgtctggaccaaaactggacaagaactggactcacaggatgctgtcaggggtaagtcagtgtgtttgcacgacactattgatggggatgccatacagattcatgtcaaaaatcccaaactatccttTTAACATATCATGCATCATATTAGATGATTATATCAGATCAGATGactttaaataaaaatatatatggaCAGACCTTTGCGCAGGGTGTGAGGGCTGTGCTCAGCTGAGTGTGGCGATTGGCTGTTGCTTTGCTGGCCAACAGGGGGCACTGGCTGTCCTGCCGCCTGCACAGCCTTATGACCAATCACTGGCGAGAGCTCTTTACTCTTCAGAGTGCTGGGAAAGAGACAGAAATATGATGGCCTGCCAGAGACTCACAGCTGCTGTACCCTTAATGAGGAAGGGTGCACAAAGACAACTCACACAAGGCTTATTCCACCTCCTTGTACTGTCCAAAAATAAGTTTAGGTCACTGTGAAAAATCTGAGATTCTTTGTATAAAGCTAAATCCATGAAATGGTATTGTGTATTATTAAAATTGCAATACTGATGTCAATATTCTCAGCATCTTTATTTGCCATTGTCAAGACTCATAATGGGAGATTGAATGTATTTCCAAGCTCTGTCAGTAGGAGGGGAATAGTGTCCTTGTGTAGACTAGACATCCAACATCCCACAACTGTACACACAAAAGACACACACGAAATGTATCTGTAATGCAGCTGAGTATGTGTAGGATTCCTAACCCTGACAGCTTTACTAAAGTGGCCAGGCTAATATGTCTACTGTTATGTGAAGAATGACTTAATCTGTGTAGTTTCCTGAGCTCTACATGGACATCATCTGAATGGAGACTGATGGAAAAAAGATGAGGTGAGAGAGACTATCAGGCAGGCTTGTTCTCAAATACAGGAAATACAATAAGTAGACTCAATGTCTTTCTGCTAATAACTTTACCTTACAGTGATAGCTAACAGAAGCTTTAGAATTTCAGAATAGGAAACAGAATCATAGTGCATAATTCTGACCTTGCTGCAACTTTATGAACAACTTGGGTGACAAAACCAGCACAGTATGTGATTTCCTACTCAATTCAATGtttggcctctctctctctctctctctctctctccctatctATAAAGGAGGAAGGGTGTGAGCAATTGAATAGGTTTGTGTATTTTAAATATGAACAAATTTGGTTAGTATCAAATATCTCTATTGTGTTAGTACTAAGGGGGGAAAAATGCACTTTGCCAGCTTATCAGTTTCATCTTGCCTTTAGATGCCAAGCTTAATTATGGGTTTATACAGTATACTGATAGTCTTCTCTATACAGCCGACTTTTATTTAACATCTTTACAAGCATCAATATCTTTCTAATTTCACAGCCAGAAAGGCAGCCATAATAGGCAAATGCAACACACAATGCATTGCCTGACAGAACACAtggcataaataaattaatacaatatTATATGTCCATATGCAGGGTTATCCatggtttttttgtattttttttttttaatttctaatcTATGGCAGTATCCACTTTCTCTAAAAGCCAGTAACATCCTCAGTTGCTAGGCAACCCCCACAAGAGGCTCCCCTGGACAACAAGAATGTTACAGAATCTGAAGTATGGTGTTGAAAAGAGCACTAAAAgcataagaaaataaacaaaaataaagaggGAAAAATTTGGTCTTAAAATAGGAGAGCCACTGTAAGGGTAGACATCTTGGTGTGTATGTAGCCGAGGTCAGGTGGGTGGGCACAGACAGGCGGTATTTACCTAGGCAGTCTGGGGGGTCCTCGTTCGCGGGCACATGGACAGGCAGCCCATGGAGGGGGGCCAGATGTGGGAAGGCTAGGGGGGTTTCCGAGGGTCACCTCGTTGCGGGTCAAAACAAGGGGTGTTTTAACGTAGAGAGGGGAGGTGTTCACGTCTGGCAGCTCACATGCTGGGCCATGTTTGGGGAAGTGCAGGCAGCTGGGCTTGGGGTTGGAGTTAATGTCGagtgaagaagaggaagaggaggaagaagaggaggaaggggGTGCCTGGGGTTGAAGGGGGCCATAGCCAGACCAGCGTAATTGGGAGGGTGGGGAGTCAGGGGGCTGGGACTCAGGCCCTGGGGCCACCGGCCGTGCACAGGGAGGGGGTTTGGGATAGAAGTGGTGAGGGGCGTGGgaggtggtggaggaggaaggGTAAGGAGGGGGTGGCCGCTCCTCCCCATGGGGCGCATGGGCATGAGAGGGGTCCGGACGATGGGGTGACACCTCGTTGGAGCTGCagatattgaaaaaaaaagcagacacagagagagagagagagagagagagagagagagagagagagagagagagagctctagtAACTGCACACGCATGATAGCACTAGCCGAAAGTGGATGTTTTCAGCTCCAGCAGATTACTACTCTCTCCTGTTAGAGAATAGTTCACCAACTTATTTACATATTAAGCTTGCAAAAAAACTATAGCTGCATCAGGCTTTGATGAGGAGTCAGTCAGTTTAAGTACGGGACAATGGCAAGGAAGCGTAGCACACAGGAAGCCTGCTAAGAAGCCAAAACAATGAATTAAAAAGGGTGTGGGGGCTCAGCGTGAGCTTTCAGATTCCACTGCATAAAAAGTCCTGCatatgaaagaaaaaaatatcgCCCTCTAATGAGCTGAGAATGACCTTGTGTCTGCGCACTGCACCAAGTCCAGGACCATTTTTCTATTTAAACAGCCAAGCTCAGTTCTGACCATCACAGCTGAATtcagaaaataattttaaaataatgcTTTTTTTTCTATGGCCATATTCTCTCTAGCAAGCACTAAGACAGAGCGCTCATATAGCCTGGTGCATTAACTAAACCCTGGGCAGTTGAACACAGACACAAAACCCTTTCATGTACTGAAAGGGTCACAGAGGGGAAGGAGCAAGCCAGCCAGACCTACAGACATCACAGACCCAGGGAGCAATGTGTTAGCCACAGGATGATTCTGACAACCAATGGTACAGCGCAGATGAGAAAGTTAGTGGGTTTAAAAAAAGTCACTGACTCAATTATGGTTCATGAAATGAAATGACTGTTAAGCCACAGCATGGATCTTTTTTTGCATTTGGAAACTGTACAGACATTCTTACATGAAATGTCTAACAAACTAAAATCCCTACCACCAATTATACATGTTTGCGCCATATAATATTGATACAGTTATGCATGTATAAACATAGTATGACTGGATTTGTAGATTAGGTGAGAAGAGAAAATGTAGTGTTATAAGAAGGAGTTTGAAACGAATATTGATATATTTGAATATTTGAGAAGTATTGGTGGGGATTAGGTAACAAAGAGGCATGGACTTACCTAGCCCTGTCTACTGGAGGAGGGGTGGGAATGGGGGATGTGTTCAGTTCTCCAGGCTGCTCAGTTATGAGTGTGTCAGCAGGTGATCCAGGCGGCTGGGCGCTAGGAGGGGTGGACGAGGCTTTTCGAGCAAGCGTGGCTGCACCTTTACCCTTCACCCAGGATGTGTCCATCACTCTGACTCCCATACTGCCCCCAGACAGAGAGAAAACATAATCAGCCGTccacaccatccaaaagataaatGCAAAAAAGATTTAAAATGCTTCAAGCCTACAAACATACACAGAGAGGAAATGTTTATTATTGGAAATATTGAGGAGGTAAACAGTACCTTTGTATTTTCCTAATGCTGCATTTGTAAGGACAGAGAAATGAA
This genomic interval from Neoarius graeffei isolate fNeoGra1 chromosome 20, fNeoGra1.pri, whole genome shotgun sequence contains the following:
- the arhgap44a gene encoding rho GTPase-activating protein 44 isoform X7 produces the protein MVEGAAVLGDDSLLGKMLKLCGETEEKLAQELIVFELQMERDVVEPLYVLAEVDIPNIQKQRKHLAKLVLDMDSARTRWQQSCKSSSHPSNLPPAGAKADALREEMEETANRMEICRDQLSADMYNFVAKEIDYANTFQTLIEIQAEYHKKSLEILQSVLPQIKAHQEAWIEKPSYGKPLEEHLTLSGRDIAFPIEACVTMLLECGMQEEGLFRVAPSASKLKKLKASLDCGVLDVQEYSADPHAIAGALKSYLRELPEPLMTSQLYDEWIQASNIQDMDKRLQALLAACEKLPTVNLNNFRYLIKFLAKLTDYQDANKMTPGNIAIVLGPNLLWTHSEANMTEMMTTVSLQIVGIIEPIIQHADWFFPGDIEFNLTGSYGSPIHTNHNSNYSSMPSPDMDQSDRKQSHDQGRRPLSVATDNMMLEFYKKDGMGVRVMDTSWVKGKGAATLARKASSTPPSAQPPGSPADTLITEQPGELNTSPIPTPPPVDRASSNEVSPHRPDPSHAHAPHGEERPPPPYPSSSTTSHAPHHFYPKPPPCARPVAPGPESQPPDSPPSQLRWSGYGPLQPQAPPSSSSSSSSSSSLDINSNPKPSCLHFPKHGPACELPDVNTSPLYVKTPLVLTRNEVTLGNPPSLPTSGPPPWAACPCARERGPPRLPSTLKSKELSPVIGHKAVQAAGQPVPPVGQQSNSQSPHSAEHSPHTLRKAASKKLAPVPPKVPYGQSGAMSDQSTGQPSPVSLSPTPPSTPSPYGLGCAPGHVPPTSPGQGPLGTSHSLLSSPPSLTGTLNKSRPAPKPRQRPSLPPPQPPTIPPSVPQPMEQGLLDGLSPGESMSTGKHVSMTTARAGGQHPSLKLSVSPSYAGNGL